A genomic window from Lotus japonicus ecotype B-129 chromosome 1, LjGifu_v1.2 includes:
- the LOC130728998 gene encoding uncharacterized protein LOC130728998: MDPNNMADLDIYDVVIDELINDTTIEDMMQEEMEFYQRRANTVRPKRTRKVIERDREAGNERLWNDYFSENPVYTEELFRRRFRMRKHVFLRIVGALGSHDPYFLMSVDAVGRQGLSPLQKFTAVIRMLAYGSPADSVDEYVRIGESTAIECLKNFVEGVCAVFGETYLRRPNQEDITRLLQWGESRGFPGMLGSIDCMHWEWKNCPVAWKGQFTRGDHGKPTIMLEAVASQDLWIWHAFFGIAGSNNDINVLNESPVFNEVLSGNAPMVNFSVNGTMYNMGYYLADGIYPPWATFVKTIPMPQGEKRQKFAKRQEGARKDVERAFDVLQSRFAIVRGPSRFWHPNEMKSIMYACIILHNMIVEDERNTYRGNFVYDQVNNDILDAEVVSGPIPAFRNILERRAHQIDRSIHHQLQADLVEHIWQLPENENNEN, translated from the coding sequence ATGGATCCAAACAATATGGCCGACTTGGACATTTACGACGTTGTCATTGACGAACTTATCAATGACACGACTATAGAAGATATGATGCAGGAGGAGATGGAGTTTTATCAACGACGTGCCAACACCGTTAGGCCCAAGCGAACAAGAAaggtgatagagagagatcgtgaagcTGGGAACGAGCGGTTGTGGAATGACTACTTCTCCGAAAATCCTGTGTACACGGAAGAGCTTTTCCGACGAAGGTTTCGAATGCGAAAGCATGTGTTCCTCAGAATTGTAGGGGCCCTTGGgtctcatgacccgtactttttaatgtctgtcgatgcagttggaagacaaGGCCTGTCACCATTACAAAAGTTCACCGCCGTTATTCGTATGTTGGCGTACGGATCACCTGCTGACAGTGTTGACGAGTACGTTCgaattggtgaaagtactgcaattgagtgcttaaagaattttgtggaaggtgtgtgtgcagtatttggtgaaacatacttgaggcgcccgaaccaggaagacattacccgcttacttcaatggggcgagtctcgtggatttccaggtatgttgggttctattgattgtatgcattgggaatggaagaattgtccagttgcgtggaaaggtcaattcacccgaggtgatcatggaaagcccacaatcatgcttgaagcagtggcatcacaagacttatggatttggcatgcattttttggcattgcaggTTCTAACAATGACATTAATGTGCTAAATGAATCTCCGGTTTTCAATGAGGTTTTGAGTGGAAATGCTCCCATGGTGAACTTTAGCGTGAATGGAACAATGTATAACATGGGATACTATCTAGCAGACGGTATATATCCCCCGTGGGCtacatttgtgaagaccatcccaatgccgcaaggagaaaaaaggcaaaaatttgcgaaaagacaagaaggagcaagaaaggacgttgaacgtgcattcgacgttctccaatctcggtttgcaatagttcgtggtccatcacgcttttggcatccgaatgagatgaagtcaataatgtatgcttgcatcatattgcacaacatgattgttgaagatgagcgcaacacgtaccgaggtaattttgtttatgatcaggtcaataatgacatattggatgctgaagtagtaagtggtcctattcccgcttttagaaatatcttggaaagaagagcacatcaaattgataggtcaattcatcaccagcttcaagcagacttggtggagcatatttggcagcttcccgaaaacgagaataatgaaaattaa